The genomic region TCGCCCGTCGAGGCTACACCAACGTCACTGTTCTCGACGTCAATCACATCCCATCACCCATCTCAGCCGGTCATGATGTAAACAAGCTTGCAGGCGGTCTTGGTAAGACACTCTAGCATATAGCACTCAAACACTTTACTAACAGAGTAGGCACTGCTGATAGTAAAGGCGATGACGAAGACTCAATCTGGAAAGCTCTTACGTACGCCGCAGCTCAAGGATGGCTCCATGATCCCATCTTCCAACCTTTCTGCCACAATACAGGAGCTGTCATGGCTGGCTCAACGCCAAAATCTATCAAGCAGCTAGTAGAAGATGAGATCGGTGACGACATCGACCAGTATACACCTCTCAACACAGCAGAAGATTTCAGAAAGACTATGCCGGAGGGTATTCTGTCAGGTGATTTTCCAGGCTGGAAGGGCTTTTACAAGCCCACGGGTTCAGGTTGGGTTCACGCTCGAAAGGCTATGGAAGCTGCCTTTGAAGAGAGTAAGAGATTTGGTGTCAAGTTGATCACTGGCTCTCCCGAAGGGAAGGTGGAGAGTCTGAtctttgaagatggtgatgtcAAAGGTGCAAAGACAGCAGATGGAAAGGAACACAGAGCGGATCGAACAATTCTCTCCGCTGGTGCCTCAGCAGAGTTCTTCCTCGATTTTGAGAACCAGATCCGTCCTACGGCATGGACTCTGGGCCATGTCCAGATGACACCAGAGGAAACAAAGCTGTTCAAGAACCTTCCACCTCTTTTCAATATCAACCAGGGCTTCTTCATGGAACCTGATGAGGACTTGCATCAACTCAAGATGTGCGATGAACATCCCGGATACTGCAATTGGGTCGACAAACCTGGTTCCAAATACCCCCAGTCCATCCCCTTCGCAAAGAATCAAGTGCCAATCGAGGCTGAACGGCGCATGAAGCAGTTTCTGAAAGATATAATGCCTCAGCTCGCAGATCGGCCACTTGTTCATGCTAGAATCTGCTGGTGCGCTGATACACAAGATAGAATGTTTCTGATCACCTATCACCCTCGATATCCATCGCTTGTCATTGCTTCAGGTGATTGCGGTACAGGATACAAGCATATCACGTCGATTGGAAAGTTTATTTCAGATTGTATGGAGGGTACGCTCGAAGAAAGATTTGCCAAGTTCTGGAGATGGCGGCCAGGAAATTTCACTGAGTTCTGGGGTAAAGATCCCTTGGATCGGTTTGGAGCTGACGATAAGATCATGGATTTGCCCAAAAGTGATGTAGAAGGATGGACAAAGATCAAGAATGATAACTAGATGTTTTGATTGCTGAGAATAAAAATCAATGTTCCAAAAATTCCCCGATGATATATCCACATGAAAACACTGACAGCATCATGTAGCAGGATCGAAATCTCTTTGTTCAGAGCCCCCCCCGAACTTGTCCTTGAGGAAAGCCAGTAATATTCTAATATCTCTTGATACCAAGATTCATGACACTTCTTCTGCTGAAGCATCAGAAAACGCTTCTTCAAGCCTGTCTTGCAACAAGATTCCGCCATCCTCGGAATCTTCACTTGACGATACATCATAGTCTGATATGGTGCCTGAGAAGTACACAAGTTTCCAGTAACctttgccatcttcttcctgaaGCTCCCAGACTGCGACTTGCTCCCTCGGGCAAAGTCGGTCGTGTTGATGATTGTCATCTTCGCAAAAGTACTTGAAAGAAGACAAGCAAACGCCACAGTTCAAACAGAGAGGATCATCCATGCAGGGTCTACATATCTCGCATAGATTTCCTCTTGTTAGCGACCAAGAGGAGGATGCCGTATCGCTTTGTTCAGATGCCGGCGGCCATAGCTGATCATCCCAATAAGGACATTTACCCTCTTGCCCATGCCACAGCTTTTGAAAATCTCCGCGAGTATATCCGGTGGCATATCTCGCTTTCCGTGGATAACCTTTCCTTTTTTCCAAAATATCGTAGCCAAGATACGTCAGAACTGCATCCCACAGATCGCCTTTGGCTGAAGGGCAGAAGAGGTAACATGCCTCACATGTGGCACCATAAGCATAGTGCCAAGGTTGATATCCATCGTAGTCCTCGGCATGCAGGTCAGCACCATGCTCTATAAGATATGATAAGAGATCCATGAATTCTGGTATCCACTCAAGCCAAACGTGAGATTTAAGAAAAAGGTGATGTAGGCCGGCTTGGCCGTTCAATGTTCTATTGACGTCGTAGCCTTTCTCAACGAGTAATCGTACTTGCTGAAGTGCTTGGTGTTTTTCAGAATCGTGACCAATGAAGGCATTAAGGCAAACTCTCGGAATCAAATCCTGGGTTTCCCAATCGCAAGCGCTTGAGTTGGCATAAACAAAAGGACTTAGATCAAGCGTACGTTTCATTATGATGAAACGGGCCTCTGTCTAGTCAAGGTCAGAAAACATagatataggctaaagaTTAAGTGCTTACATCAAAATTGGTTATCCACTGAACTGCAGTGGGTTGTTGCCCAACTTCTAGTGTCACATCAGCCCCTGCGTGCAGAAGAGCTTCATAATGACCTGGTGGAACCTCTCCTATGAGGGCGAGATGGGATGGAGTTCTAATATATTGTTATTCAAGCACAAGACGTTATTGAGGGAAGTGCCTTACATCCATTGGTCCAATTCTGGTCGGGAGGCGACTTCGTCGATATCTAATCCCTGCTCGATCAGATATTTCAGTACTGGTAAATTCTGAACGGAGTGCTATGTGAAAGAATAATAAGCCGGTGCTATGAATGTACACTGGGAACTAAATACTTACATGGAGTAACGACCATCCATTTATATCATGATCGTGGATACCAGCTTTCCCACCTTCAAATAATCCAACAAGGTCTTGGACTGTGTCGTTTCGGGCCGTGTCAAAAACAAGAGAATTTATTGGTAGAATGTTGCAGATCGTAATGCAAGGCAACATGCAGCTAAAACTGTTGAGCAAAAGTTGCCCTTGATTTACCGATAAGGTGagcatcttctttgtccttttGGATGTGTAGGTTAATTTTGCGAGGAAGTCTCTTCTGgcttcatctttggctttTTCATTTTTGCCTTCACGAGGTGATTTTCGATGTCTCTTGGTTGTCGTGACTGTCACAACTCCATCCTCTGTTTCGAAAGCCTTTCGTTTTGGTTCTTGCGAAATTAAAAGCTGTTCGCCCGCTGGTCTCCAGAATCTTTTTGTTGCATCTGAAGAAGTAAGTAACACGACCACATAAATCACAGAGACATACCAGTTTGAttgatcatcatcgacgGAGAAGATAGGATGATATTTGCCATAAGCCTTAATTCCTTTGAAACGTCTGGGCTACAGTTCTGGCAGACCCCTTCTGACTCGGCAGGCTCTGCATCATTTCGAATACAatccagaagatgctcaaTGTCTTTCAGGAGCTCTTCTGAATCATCGGACTCGACCACGCAGGGCTTTTTCTCCAGTAGTCGCATCAAACGATTGATACTCTCATCCAACGATGTATCTGGTGAACAGCccatctcttcgtcgtccacCTCCGTCACTCTTCCTGAAGTTGATAGCGATCCCTGCTCGGTGACCATAGTAGCTGTACTGTTTATTCGCAAAGCTGCAATCTCTTCTTTGAGATGCTGGAGATCGCTCAAGATTTGGGTAGATTGAGTTGCAGTCAAAGACATTTGTCGCGCTTGGATAATATGGAACTGAATCGTGAGATGGTGCAAATGGCTTTGAACCGCATTGCGGATATGGTCGAGTTCTTTTTCTGAGAAACATAGCTTCAGCTTTCTCCAGAGGCGACCTCTTCGACCATCCGAGGTTGAAACATCAAGGGATTTCAGACGATGGTCAAGTTCGGCCAAGTCGCCTTTGCATCTTTTCGCTGAAGCCTTCAGCTGAGACTTATCGATGTCATTGATAGAAGCAAAGGGTATTTGCTTTAGGCGTTGTAGAACACTCTCGAGCTGCGCAATCTCACGGGTGAGGGAACGAATGACCTCAGGGCCATCTTTGATGGCTGAGAGTCCCGAATGGATTGATTGGGTCACGGAGAAAGCGACAGTGATAAAGGTGAGAATGCTTGCACTGGCGCCGACAGCTTCCATTTCCTCGGCCGTTACTGGAAAGAGACTTGGGAATGCAAGAGATGAGGTGGTTGGGAGAGTGTAAGGTTGAAATGGGCTGCCCAGAGTGAAAAATCCAGCTGGTCTGAGTTTTTGTGATTGTGAAATTTAGGGCGGCAAGCACAGCCTGATTTGTGACTTTTTAAATGTACTTCTACTGCTGTCAGCCCAGTTGGTTTTAGAAGAACTAAGCCACCACTTACAGCTCAGGGTGCAGGATACAGTGTGCATATTACAGCACTTCACATCCAATCATTTGGACCAGGCTGTATCACTCAAGCGGTGAGCCAACAGGGCAGACTCCATGACTATATGCGAGCATAGAACTAGCCATTTGGTCAGAACTCCCCACTGGTCACATAATAGTTTCGGCAAAGACTTTCTCACGGCTATTGGCGCCAGGGTGTATTCTTAGGCGCTAAACACGTAAACCCAATCGTCAACCAGTTTGAGAATGACCGTGATCAGTGATCAAACTGTACTCTAATCAGTACTCTAGAGAGCTCACAGTACTTGCACACGATTGCGGATAGTGATTCGAAGCAAGACTTCCATGAATCTGACTTCTGCTTGGAGTTGTAAAACCTTGTAACCGAACTGTTGCTGACACAGGTAGTCTGGGGCACGTGAAACCCTGATGCTCTACAGAACATGTCGTGAAAGAAACTTACTAAGCATGTTCTTGAAATTTAGAACTGAtacaaggccaaggcggCTAGGAAACATGTCAGAATGACTATAAATTGCTCATTTGAGGGCAAACCCGTATGCTCACTTACAGCACAAACATCTTATGGAAAGAACTCAACTATAAGTAGCCGCAGTTATAATATCACTTATAGACTACAAAAGCCAATATGTGCGTCGAGAATTTCAAGGTCTGTTATTCGTGTGGCCATCGGAAGTCCCTCGGGTGGACATATTGTAAGCCTTACTTGCGATCAGGCCCATCGTCTCAAGCCATCACCGACCTTGAGTTCGAGCCTTCTATCTTGTGGCATCTTCCACCAGATCGCCCAGACATGACAGAGCAGGTAGTTTATCTGTTTCTTGGGAAAGAATGCCCAAATCCAGGATgtccagagaagaagaagaagagggcggAGACGCGGGAAGAGGGTGAATGTAGCACGGAGTAGGTTCCTTGTAAGCAGCCTTTTGCTCAGATGCAGAGGCTTATGAGACCTGTGATTCCTGTAGGAAATGTAGTGCATAGATGTCAGATACGCGAATGCATTTCAGAGTGATGAATAGCCAAGATGGATGTGACACATGTAGGGGAAATCTATATGTTCCGACTCGAGCGCCAATTTCATTCTTCAGTCACGGCACACATTCTCCATCGCAACATCAAACAATATAACAGCGACATAACTGTCCTATAAAGAACGTAACCACACACAAACCAGTTTTTTGGAAACACTTCTCACCCATCTCAAGCCAAAATGTGCACCAAATATATAAAAACATGTCTTGTATGCCATCATAAGCAGTTGATTAGGTGGAGTCAATGTGATCCCTATACTCTCTGGCTAGCACTTAGTCCAGATCCCGCCTCGACCGAACCTAGTGCCCCCCGGCATATTGAGTTAGGTCTTCCAGACATTGACGAGGTGTCAATGGACTTTTtggcatcaacaccatgccCCAACGAGGTATGCCCGAGTAGGAATTGAAGCAGCGAGGAGGAGACAAGGAGAGCCTTACTCCACTACTTACATATCACAAGAATTTTTTTTGACTCTGTGAACTTCGAGCTTTCCTAATAATTGTGAATGGTCTGCATTTGTCTTTAATTAGTTGTGGATCTTTCTCGGCGATATATCCATGCTAGTAGCATTGTCATAAGCGACCCGTAAGTTAGTCTAATTTATCGGACACTCAGAAGCTGCATCTGAAAACTGCAGAAATTACAAGTATCAAAAACTCCATTCATCATGTTCCGACCCAAACAGCCCTTTGAGggccaagaagcaattgaGGTCCGGCTAATTCAAATCGAAGACGATGACCTGACTGTCATTTCGTCACAATGCATCTTATTTGCAAAGGACCGACCTGACGATTTCATGAATTACTTGCGACATGCTTGGAAACAAGATGGACCTACCTTTCAGAGCGCAGAAAGTATTTCAAAGCGAATCGTTGTATCATTCTATCCAAAGACGATGCAAAAAGATACTTCCTGGATGATTGTGTCTGGGCACCAAAGCTCAACTGCCCTGGAAATGTATCTGAATCCTTCCCAGAGCTTCAGACACTTTTTATTAGTGTTCTgggaatgaagaagacggacaTCGGCCTAGTCTACGATAAAGTCGTAaaatttatctatatagtaacGATATTCGGCGAACCAAGGGAAGAACAAGCAAGAAGACTTCTTGTTGCTTTGAGCCAAGATGTTGAAAAATATGGCCACTATATCGATAAAGAAAAGCTCCTTGAAAGCCATATCTTTCCAGTTGTTGGACATGGTAAACATGTCATGCTGTAGCCCGCCTCGGCTGATTTCTACATCATGGACAGGGAGGCTTCCCAAACCGAATTGCGCGAAAAGGTTCCAGTCTTGGACATTGACGATACGACCTTTTGGCTACTGCAGCCCTTCTTCGACTGGGCTGGACTCCGAGGCCGTTATCTCATGTCAAACATTAGCTCGATCCGTACCGAGATGGTTCCAGACTCAGTGACGCCGCCATACATACACACACCCAAAGCGGGCAAAGGGATTGCTACGGTAAGTTCTGGCGAGCAACATATATATCGCGTATCTAATAAGCGCTGCAGGCTCGCTGTTCATTACAGAAGTCCCCGGACACGCACTGCGGATGGGAGAAACTCCTTAGCTCGAACCCTAGGCAAGACCAGGATACACATCCTGAAGGATGATGGCTTGCGTAGCAttctcaagatgaaggactTTGAGGGCTCTCAGGTTATATCACCGTTTTCAGAAATCCACACACGCAAACATAATGGCGGTCTAGAGATCTACCTGGAGAAAGGTTCAGCTTCCATTAGTTCTGGCAAGATTTCTCATGGAGGACCTAAATGACGATTCTAAAAGCATAAAGCTCGTGGATGCAATGCTTCCCGGCTTTATAGGGACGATATTTAGTACTAGCAACCGTAATTTGCGGTCCATGAAGACAATTCTTGACAAGGAGGGCATAGTTGTGGATAAGTTGGAGAACTCGCCCTATATACCTGAGAATGTGTAAGTTTGCGGAAACCACAACTGATCGAGAGCTCTGTCTGACGACTAGCTAGTACCGGAAAACTGTGGGACATACTGGCTCCCAAGAAGCCTTCTCAAAGCTCTCGCAATCATAAGAGTCACGCAAACCAGGATCCAAAGGTCCCTGAAGTAAATGACCAGGACGATGATCTCTCTGAGCAACTGGGTTCGTTGAGCCTGTAGGGGAATGCGGGTACAGCGGGCACGAATTCGAGCTCAAACTCGACCAAGTGATTTGGAAAGCCGGAGGGAATTTAGGTAAATCCAATGAGCCGACTCATTTATAGTTGTAATTTCTTAATACATGTTATTCTATTCGGTGGATTCC from Fusarium fujikuroi IMI 58289 draft genome, chromosome FFUJ_chr04 harbors:
- a CDS encoding related to fructosyl amino acid oxidase; this encodes MASTLTKQSQILIVGGGTWGCSTALHLARRGYTNVTVLDVNHIPSPISAGHDVNKLAGGLGTADSKGDDEDSIWKALTYAAAQGWLHDPIFQPFCHNTGAVMAGSTPKSIKQLVEDEIGDDIDQYTPLNTAEDFRKTMPEGILSGDFPGWKGFYKPTGSGWVHARKAMEAAFEESKRFGVKLITGSPEGKVESLIFEDGDVKGAKTADGKEHRADRTILSAGASAEFFLDFENQIRPTAWTLGHVQMTPEETKLFKNLPPLFNINQGFFMEPDEDLHQLKMCDEHPGYCNWVDKPGSKYPQSIPFAKNQVPIEAERRMKQFLKDIMPQLADRPLVHARICWCADTQDRMFLITYHPRYPSLVIASGDCGTGYKHITSIGKFISDCMEGTLEERFAKFWRWRPGNFTEFWGKDPLDRFGADDKIMDLPKSDVEGWTKIKNDN